One stretch of Variovorax sp. TBS-050B DNA includes these proteins:
- a CDS encoding homoserine kinase has translation MAVFTEVEFGEADALVQRLGLGPLRELRGIEGGIENTNYFATTETGEFVLTLFERLSAAQLPYYLCLMKHLAERGLPVPEPVPDPDIAPPSGHPLTIPAQAPCELLLQVAGKPAALVQRLSGRSELAPGAAHCTELGAMLARMHLAARDFPRIQPNLRGLAWWNETVPVVLPCIDEAQAALLRAELAYQNHVAGSSAYAALPRGPVHADMFRDNVMFATGAEAGTAPRLTGVFDFYFAGTDTWLFDLAVCLNDWAIDLPTGRHDAGRAEALLAAYETVRPLNAAERALLPAMLRAAALRFWISRLWDFHLPREASMLKPHDPAHFERVLRERAAHPHAMAPALEPIAA, from the coding sequence ATGGCAGTCTTTACCGAAGTCGAATTCGGCGAGGCCGACGCGCTCGTGCAGCGCCTCGGCCTGGGCCCCCTGCGCGAACTGCGCGGCATCGAGGGCGGCATCGAGAACACCAACTACTTCGCGACCACCGAGACCGGCGAGTTCGTGCTGACGCTGTTCGAGCGCCTGAGCGCCGCGCAGCTGCCCTACTACCTCTGCCTGATGAAGCACCTGGCCGAGCGCGGCCTGCCGGTGCCGGAGCCGGTGCCCGACCCGGACATCGCGCCGCCTTCGGGCCATCCGCTCACCATTCCCGCCCAGGCGCCGTGCGAGCTGCTGCTGCAGGTGGCGGGCAAGCCGGCGGCGCTGGTGCAGCGGCTCTCGGGCCGCAGCGAACTGGCCCCGGGCGCGGCGCATTGCACCGAACTGGGCGCGATGCTCGCGCGCATGCACCTCGCGGCGCGCGACTTTCCGCGCATCCAGCCCAACCTGCGCGGCCTCGCATGGTGGAACGAGACCGTGCCGGTGGTGCTGCCCTGCATCGACGAAGCCCAGGCCGCGCTGCTGCGCGCCGAGCTGGCCTACCAGAACCACGTCGCCGGGTCCTCGGCCTATGCGGCGCTGCCGCGCGGCCCGGTGCATGCCGACATGTTCCGCGACAACGTGATGTTCGCCACCGGCGCCGAGGCCGGCACCGCGCCGCGCCTGACAGGCGTGTTCGACTTCTACTTCGCGGGCACCGACACCTGGCTGTTCGACCTGGCCGTGTGCCTGAACGACTGGGCCATCGACCTCCCGACCGGCCGGCACGACGCCGGGCGCGCCGAGGCGCTGCTCGCGGCCTACGAGACCGTGCGCCCGCTGAACGCGGCCGAGCGCGCGCTGCTGCCCGCCATGCTGCGCGCGGCGGCCCTGCGCTTCTGGATCTCGCGCCTGTGGGACTTCCATCTGCCGCGCGAGGCCAGCATGCTCAAGCCGCACGACCCGGCGCACTTCGAGCGCGTGCTGCGCGAGCGCGCCGCCCACCCGCACGCGATGGCGCCGGCGCTCGAGCCGATCGCCGCCTGA
- a CDS encoding BPSS1780 family membrane protein produces MKLHLVPARTGAEWVRLGLKTFWRQPLAFISLFFLLMALISTMSLLPLVGSVLAPILLPFLTLGMMVASSVAHGDNAAQSGTAGHAQRPIGSAMFVAVAEAMRAEWRSLVKLGVISAVYFALAVLLTSFFDGGQLARAYLLDQAPTPEVMASSDFQLARMFLMLLNLPLSLAMWHAPALVHWHRVEPVKSIFFSIVALFRNFGAYALFGLAWFGVFLLAGIAMSLVATVLIGVGAAAGAGALLANVLIVGSALVLAAMSLSSTWFTFRDSFDPN; encoded by the coding sequence ATGAAACTCCACCTCGTGCCGGCGCGAACCGGCGCCGAATGGGTCCGCCTCGGGCTCAAGACCTTCTGGCGGCAGCCGCTCGCCTTCATCTCGCTGTTCTTCCTGCTGATGGCGCTGATCTCGACGATGTCGCTGCTGCCGCTCGTCGGCAGCGTGCTGGCGCCGATCCTGCTGCCCTTCCTGACGCTGGGCATGATGGTCGCGAGCTCGGTGGCGCACGGCGACAACGCCGCGCAGTCCGGCACCGCCGGCCATGCACAGCGGCCCATCGGCTCGGCGATGTTCGTCGCCGTGGCCGAGGCGATGCGCGCCGAGTGGCGCTCGCTGGTCAAGCTGGGCGTGATCTCGGCCGTGTACTTCGCGCTCGCGGTGCTGCTCACCAGCTTCTTCGACGGCGGCCAGCTCGCGCGCGCCTACCTGCTCGACCAGGCGCCCACGCCCGAGGTGATGGCGAGCAGCGACTTCCAGCTCGCACGCATGTTCCTCATGCTGCTGAACCTGCCGCTGTCGCTCGCCATGTGGCATGCGCCCGCGCTGGTGCACTGGCACCGCGTGGAGCCGGTGAAGAGCATCTTCTTCAGCATCGTGGCGCTGTTCCGCAATTTCGGCGCCTATGCGCTGTTCGGCCTCGCGTGGTTCGGCGTGTTCCTGCTCGCGGGCATCGCGATGAGCCTGGTGGCGACCGTGCTGATCGGCGTGGGCGCCGCGGCCGGTGCCGGCGCCCTGCTCGCGAACGTGCTGATCGTGGGTTCGGCGCTGGTGCTCGCGGCGATGTCGCTGAGCTCCACCTGGTTCACCTTCCGCGACAGCTTCGATCCGAACTGA
- the polA gene encoding DNA polymerase I — MTDKKTLLLVDGSSYLYRAFHAMPDLRAVPGDPKSPATGAIRGMINMMTALRREVRADYAACVFDAPGKTFRDDLYPAYKANRSPMPDDLRSQIEPIHEVVKLMGWPVLCVPDIEADDVIGTLAKTAAAQGVEVIVSSGDKDLSQLVDEHITIIDTMNGKKRDVAGVTAEFGVPPQLMIDYQTLVGDSVDNVPGVDKVGPKTAAKWLLEYGSLDALIARAAEVKGAAGENLRQALDRLPLSRQLVTIRTDCDLDGHVTGLPSLEGLPVGAPQTAELKPFYEKYGFKSLVKSLEAMEVPPELIEENLQKQAARGGAASSDQAGLFDESTNLGAIEAASPASNLRYETVTTWAQFDAWLAKLEAAELAAIDTETTSLDEMVAQIVGLSFSVEPGEAAYVPLAHNYPDVPAQLPFDEVLAKLRPWLENPEKKKLGQHIKYDRHVFANHGIEVQGYAHDTMLQSYVLEAHRPHGLASLAERHLGRSGISYEDICGKGAHQIPFSQVEIAKAAEYSCEDSDQTLDVHRALWPQIERDEKLRFIYQLEMDSSEALYRVERNGVLIDAPTLAAQSHELGTRIMALEQEAYELAGQPFNLGSPKQIGEVFFTKLGLPVIKKTPSGAPSTDEEVLEKLAEDFPLPAKILEHRGLSKLKGTYTDKLGQLANPRTGRVHTHYAQAVAVTGRLSSNDPNLQNIPIRTPEGRRVREAFVAPPGCVIASADYSQIELRIMAHISGDESLLRAFREGIDVHRATAAEVFGSTPDQVSSEQRRYAKVINFGLIYGMSSFGLARNLGIETKAAASYIERYFARYPGVKAYMDETKAIAKENGYVETVFGRRLYLPEINSPNGPRRGGAERAAINAPMQGTAADLIKLSMVKVQDVLDAEKRATKMIMQVHDELVFEVPEAEIEWVRTEIPRLMAGVAELKVPLLAEIGIGPNWDKAH, encoded by the coding sequence ATGACCGACAAGAAAACGCTGCTGCTCGTCGATGGCTCGAGCTACCTCTACCGCGCCTTCCACGCCATGCCCGACCTGCGGGCCGTGCCGGGCGATCCCAAGAGCCCGGCGACCGGCGCGATCCGGGGCATGATCAACATGATGACGGCGCTGCGCCGCGAAGTCCGCGCCGACTATGCGGCCTGCGTGTTCGACGCACCCGGCAAGACCTTCCGCGACGACCTGTACCCCGCGTACAAGGCCAACCGCTCGCCGATGCCCGACGACCTGCGCAGCCAGATCGAGCCGATCCACGAGGTGGTCAAGCTCATGGGCTGGCCCGTGCTCTGCGTGCCCGACATCGAGGCCGACGACGTGATCGGCACCCTCGCCAAGACGGCCGCGGCGCAGGGCGTGGAAGTGATCGTCTCCAGCGGCGACAAGGACCTGAGCCAGCTCGTGGACGAGCACATCACGATCATCGACACCATGAACGGCAAGAAGCGCGACGTGGCCGGCGTGACGGCCGAGTTCGGCGTGCCGCCGCAGCTGATGATCGACTACCAGACGCTGGTGGGCGATTCGGTCGACAACGTGCCGGGCGTCGACAAGGTGGGCCCGAAGACCGCGGCCAAGTGGCTGCTCGAATACGGCTCGCTCGACGCGCTGATCGCGCGCGCCGCCGAGGTCAAGGGCGCCGCCGGCGAGAACCTGCGCCAGGCGCTCGACCGCCTGCCGCTCTCGCGCCAGCTCGTGACCATCCGCACCGACTGCGACCTCGACGGCCACGTGACGGGCCTGCCTTCGCTCGAAGGCCTGCCCGTGGGCGCGCCGCAGACGGCCGAGCTCAAGCCCTTCTACGAGAAGTACGGCTTCAAGAGCCTGGTCAAGTCGCTCGAGGCGATGGAAGTGCCGCCCGAGCTGATCGAGGAAAACCTGCAGAAGCAGGCCGCGCGCGGCGGTGCCGCGAGCAGCGACCAGGCGGGCCTGTTCGACGAATCGACCAACCTCGGCGCCATCGAGGCCGCCTCGCCCGCGAGCAACCTGCGCTACGAGACGGTCACGACCTGGGCGCAGTTCGACGCCTGGCTCGCGAAGCTGGAGGCCGCCGAGCTCGCGGCCATCGACACCGAGACCACCTCGCTCGACGAGATGGTGGCGCAGATCGTGGGCCTGAGCTTCAGCGTCGAGCCCGGCGAGGCGGCCTACGTGCCGCTCGCCCACAACTATCCCGACGTGCCCGCGCAGCTGCCGTTCGACGAGGTGCTCGCGAAGCTGCGGCCCTGGCTCGAGAACCCCGAGAAGAAGAAGCTCGGCCAGCACATCAAGTACGACCGCCACGTGTTCGCCAACCACGGCATCGAGGTGCAGGGCTACGCGCACGACACCATGCTGCAGAGCTACGTGCTCGAGGCGCACCGGCCGCACGGCCTCGCGAGCCTCGCGGAGCGCCATCTCGGGCGCAGCGGCATCTCGTACGAGGACATCTGCGGCAAGGGCGCGCACCAGATCCCGTTCAGCCAGGTCGAGATCGCCAAGGCCGCCGAGTACTCGTGCGAGGACAGCGACCAGACGCTCGACGTGCACCGCGCGCTGTGGCCGCAGATCGAGCGCGACGAGAAGCTGCGCTTCATCTACCAGCTCGAGATGGATTCGAGCGAGGCGCTCTACCGCGTCGAGCGCAACGGCGTGCTGATCGACGCGCCCACGCTCGCGGCGCAGAGCCACGAGCTCGGCACGCGCATCATGGCGCTGGAGCAGGAGGCCTACGAACTCGCGGGCCAGCCCTTCAACCTCGGCTCGCCCAAGCAGATCGGCGAGGTGTTCTTCACCAAGCTCGGCCTGCCGGTGATCAAGAAGACGCCGAGCGGCGCGCCGAGCACCGACGAGGAAGTGCTCGAGAAGCTGGCCGAGGACTTTCCACTCCCGGCCAAGATCCTCGAGCACCGCGGCCTCTCGAAGCTCAAGGGCACCTACACCGACAAGCTCGGCCAGCTCGCGAACCCGCGCACCGGCCGCGTCCACACGCACTATGCGCAGGCGGTGGCGGTCACCGGGCGGCTGTCGAGCAACGATCCGAACCTGCAGAACATCCCGATCCGGACGCCCGAAGGCCGCCGCGTCCGCGAGGCCTTCGTCGCGCCGCCCGGCTGCGTGATCGCGAGCGCCGACTACTCGCAGATCGAGCTGCGCATCATGGCCCACATCAGCGGCGACGAGTCGCTTCTGCGCGCCTTCCGCGAAGGCATCGACGTGCACCGCGCCACCGCCGCGGAGGTGTTCGGCTCCACGCCCGACCAGGTGTCGAGCGAGCAGCGGCGCTATGCCAAGGTGATCAACTTCGGCCTGATCTACGGCATGAGCAGCTTCGGCCTGGCGCGCAACCTCGGCATCGAGACCAAGGCCGCGGCTTCGTACATCGAGCGCTACTTCGCGCGCTACCCGGGCGTGAAGGCCTACATGGACGAGACCAAGGCGATCGCCAAGGAGAACGGCTACGTCGAGACCGTGTTCGGCCGCCGGCTCTACCTGCCCGAGATCAACTCGCCCAACGGCCCGCGCCGCGGCGGCGCCGAGCGCGCGGCCATCAACGCGCCGATGCAGGGCACCGCGGCCGACCTGATCAAGCTCAGCATGGTCAAGGTGCAGGACGTGCTCGACGCCGAAAAGCGCGCCACCAAGATGATCATGCAGGTGCACGACGAACTGGTGTTCGAAGTGCCCGAGGCCGAGATCGAATGGGTGCGCACCGAGATCCCGCGCCTGATGGCCGGCGTGGCCGAGTTGAAGGTGCCGCTACTGGCCGAGATCGGCATCGGCCCCAACTGGGACAAGGCGCACTGA